A region of the Elusimicrobiota bacterium genome:
CCCCGAGGAGCGGGATCTTGCTGATCCGGTCCTCGAGGCGGTCGCTGATGAGGCCGCCGATGACGATGGTCTCGCCGTCGCGGATGAGCACCGTGGTCTGGGCCTGGCGCGAGTCGATGCCGGGCGCCCCACCCGTGGCGGTCGGGGCCGTGGCCGAGGGCTGGCTGACCGTCGGGTTGACCAGGAGCGTGATGCGGCCGTCGGCGTTGATGGTCGGCGTCACCGTGAGCTGGATGCCCACGGAGACGTAGGTGACCTGCGAGGTGACGGCGCCGCCCGCGGTCGAGGCGATGCTGGAGGTCACGTAGGGATACTGGGTCGTGACATTGATGTTGGCGGGCTGGTTGTTGAGGGTCGCGATCTTCGGGTCGGAGAGGACCTTGATCTTGCCCTGGCTGGCGGCCGCGGTCAAGGTCATGTTGAGGATCTGGTTGTTGGTGATGCGCCCCAAAGTCAAGGCGCCCAGCACGTTGGACGCGGGGAGGTTGACCCCCGTACCGCCGCCGACTCCCAACGGGCTGTTGGCGCCGGCGATCTTGGTGGAGTCCATTCCGGCGACGCTGTTGAGGTCGAACGGAGTGGACTTCCCGGTCGCGACGCCGAGGGGAGCTCCGATGGTGGAGACCCCGTTCTTGCCGAACGCCTTGCCCTGGTCGGCGGAGAAATAGTTCCATTGGATGCCGTAGTCCAGGCTGTTGCTCAAAGTGACTTCGATGAGCTTGGCCTCGATGAGGACCTGCTTGGGCCGCACATCGAGCTGGGCGATGAGCCGCTCCTCGGTGGCCATCCCGTCCGGGGACTCGGTCAGGATCAGGGAGTTGGTCTTGAGGTCGGCCGTGGCCGAGCCCTGGCGGCCTTCGGCCGAGCGCACGGCGGTGAGCGCCGGCAGGATCTCGGAGGCCTTGGTGTAGTTGAGCGGGATGATCTTGGTGAGGGTGGTGGCCGTGCTGCGCTCCTTGGCCATCTGCGCCGGGGTCAGCACGCGCACGATGCTGTCGCCCACCTGCATGGTGACCAGGCCGCTCATGGACAGGATGGTCTGCACCGCCTCGTTGAAGGGCACGTCGCTGAGGTGCAGGGTCAGGGGCAGTACGGCCGCCACGTCGCTGCCGAAGATGATATTGACCCGGGCTTTGGCCGCGAGGAGCTTGAAGACGTCCCGGATATCCGTGGCGTCGAAGTCCAAGGTCACCAGATCCCGGGGCAGGCGGCTCATGATGTCGGAACGCCTCACGCGCTTGGCCAACCCCGAGGCGTGGGCCACGGACTCCTCCTCTTCGGGGGCGGCTTTCGCTTCAGACTCCCCCTCCGAGTCCTTCTCAGCCCGGTCCTTCACCAGGACCTTCGGCTTGGCCGCGGCCGCGGGGACGACCGCCGCGGCCTCCACGGCGACCGGAGCCGCCGCAGCCACCGCCGCCGGCGCCTTCGGGTGCTGAGGCTTGCGCGGGGCCGCTGCCTGGGGCGCCGCCGCGGCGGCCGCCTTGGGCGAGACCTCGGCTTGGGCGGCCGGAGTCGCCGGCGCCGGCGGCTGCGCCGCGGCGGATTCCGCCACCAAAGTGACGACCAGAGCGTGATCCGACTGGGTGAGGCGGTAGCCGGCCATCTCGTTGAGGTCCATGACGACGCGCGCGATCATCTTCGGGGAGCGTTGGTACTGGCCCACGCGCACGCGCTTGAGGAACCGCCCCTTGCCGGCGATCTCCGTGGCGCCCACCTGGTCCTCGGCATCGAGGAGCTCCACGACCAGGCGCGGGGGCTTGGCGATGAGGATGCCGTTGTACTGCGCCGGGGCGCTGAGCTTGATGGTCACCGTGTCGTAGCCGACGCTGAGGCCCTCTACGGTGGCCGACGCTTCCGCCGCGAAGCTCCGGACCAGCAGTCCCTCGGGGCACGCCAGGGCGAGGGCCAAGGCCGCGGCCAAAGAGCGCCTCGCGACTGTCTGCACGCAGGACCGCCTCATAATGGAGGGCCGCTTCGTAGTCATTGCATTCTCCCGCTCGCCGTCAATCCTTCTCTTCCTCGCCCAGCCGGAAAACCTGCACGTCGCCTTCCGGGGCGGTCAGGGTCGCCATCTTCTTCTTGAGGTCTATGGTCCCGGTCACGCCCGGTACGGCCTTCTGTTTGGGATCGTAGAGCCGGCCCTGGCGCAGGAGGAAGCCCCCGCCCGCTTCGTTGTCCACGAACAGCGCGAAATCGGTCCCCGCGTCGCGCATGATGCCCCGCAAGTAAAGCTTGTGGATGCTGAAATCCTGCAGCGAGAAGGCCCGCGCGGAGCCGCGGCTGGCGCCCCAGCGCGCGAAAGGGTCGCGCAGGCGCTCCCCCGTGTAGATGCTGCCGACGGTGGCCGCGGTGGACGCCTTGACCTCGACCGGGGCGGCAGCCGCGGGCGCCCCGCCCGCAGGCCCGCTGGCGGCCCGGGCCTCCGGAAGGCCGACTCCGAGGACCAGCGCCGCCGCCGTCAGGATCCAAGCTTTCATCATCCCTCTAATTGTACTGGTAGGAGACCAGCGTGAAGCTCACCCGCATCTCGCCCGTCCCTTCCGTGGGCTCCGGGAACTTGACGTCGTAGACGTTGTAAAGGCGCTGCTCCAGCGCCAGGGCTGCCAGGAATCTGCCGATGTTGTGGAACGTGCCGCGCACCGAGACCGGGAACCGGAACTCGGTGAAGTACTGCTGGGGCTTGCTGGGGCCCGGCGCGAAACTCAGCAGGAAGACCTTGTATTGGGCTCCCACGGAGTCCAGCGTCACCAGGATATCCGTCACCGACTTGGTCTTGGGCAGGCGCTTCTCGGCCTCGATCTTGCGCTCGTTGAGGCTCACCAACTGCCGGTCCAACTCGTCGAGCCTTGCGGCCTGGCGCTTGGCGGCCTGGATGTCGCGTTCCAGGCCCTCGATCTGGGTCTGGAGATCCTTCGTCTTCTTCGAGACCGGGAGCCAGAAGAACTGCACGTAGCAGTACGCGAAAGCGACCAGCCCGATGGCGCCCGCGGCCAGGGTCTGCTGCTGCTGCTTCGTCAGTTTGATGGCCATTCTGCGCTCACAGTTGGGGCGTATGGGCCGCGGTCAGAGTGAAGCTGCGCAGCGCGCCGGCCGCGGACTCCTGCGTGGTCATCGCGCCGAGCTCGATGCTGGTGAACCTTCCCGAATCCTCCATCTTGTGGATCCAGGTGCGGATGTCTTCGTTGGTGCGGGCCTCCGCCGTGATATTGAGCTTCAATTGGCCGCCGCCGCCGCCGCTCACGTCCAAAGTCTTGACCCGCACGCCGGACGGGATGCTCCTCACGAAATCGCTCATGAAGTAAGGATAGGTGCGCCGGCCGCGGTCCAGGCCGTCGATGACCCCAAGCCGGTCCCGCAGCGCCTTGGCCTGGGCTTCCATCTCCTTGACCTTGGCCACGACGGCGTCCAGCCGCTGGAGTTCGGCCTTGTCGATCGCGAGTTCGCCCTGCAGGCGATGGAGCCGGACCACGAACAATAAAGAGGCCAGCACGATCAGGAAGGCCGCCGCGGCGCCGGCCAGCCCGAACTGCAGGGCCTTCTGCCGCTGCTGGGCCTTGGCCAGGATTTCTTTGGGGACGAGGTTGATCTTAATCATGGCGGCTCAGAGCCAATCCCTGTTGCGCCGCAGCGCCAAGCCGACCGCCACCGCGAAGGCGGGAGCCAAAGACGCCGGCACGTCCGCGGGAGGGCGCTTCAGGCAAGCGAACGGCTCCAGCACCGAGACCGGGACCTTGAGCTCGGCGCTCAGGTGCTTGGTGAGGTTCTTGAGCGGAGCGCTCCCGCCCGCCAGGACGATGCGCGCGATGGCCCGCTCCGGCCCCTGGGACAGGTAGAAGTCCACCGAGCGGTGGACCTCGGCCACCAAGTCCTTGGCGACCGTCGTCACCGCCTGGGACACGCCCAGCGCCTCCCGGTTGCCCTCGGCCAGGGCCTTCTCTTTCTCGGCGGCGTCCACGATGATGCCCAGGTTCTTCTTGAGCTCCTCGGCCTTGGCCGCGTCGACCTGCACCCCCTTCATTATGGCCTTGGTCAGGGTGCTCCCGGAGATGAAGATGTCGCGGACCACGCGGGTGACGCCGCCCTCGATGATGGAGAGGTTGGTCACGCTGTGTCCGATGTTGAGGTAGAGGGTGGCCCCGCCCGCGGCCTTGGGATCGCGCAGCCGCTCGTGGATGTTCTCCAGCGCGAAGGAGTCCACGTCGATGATGGTGGGCACGAGCCCCGCGCCCTGCAGGATCTCCAGCCGCGCGGCCACGAGGTCCTTCTTGGCCGCCACCAGGACCGTCTCCATCTTCTTGAGCCCGTCCTCCACGATGTCGTCGAGGATGTGGAAGCCCAGCTGCACCTCGTTGATGTCGAACGGGATGAAGGGCTCGGCCTCGCTGGCCAGCGTGGCGGAAAGCTCGCTCTTGGTCAGGCGCGGGAACTTCACATAGCGCACGATGACGGAATTGCCGGAGAGCGCGGTCACGGCCTCCTTGACCTTGAGGCCCTTCTCGACCAGGAAGGCCCGCAGGGCGTTGATGGTCTGGACCTTCTTCTCCTCCGGGCTCGCCTCGGGCTTGATGGTCAGGGGCAGATGACTCCAAGCCTTGAGCGCCAGCCCGCCGTCTTCCTCCATGATGAGCGCGATCTTGATGGCATAGCTGCCCACGTCGACCGCCAGGACATAACGGGAGCCGGTCAGGGCCGCGCTGAGCCCTTTTAGTTTCTTCAGCACTTCGTCTAGTTTGGCAGCCATAAAAAAACGCCGACGCCCAGGCTCTTCCTATTTAAAGGAACACAGCCTCTGGACGGACTCGGCGCGGGCACGAACGGACCGGTCCTTCATGCAATCCGGGCCGGCAAAGGAGATTTATAACAGGTATCCACTGATTTGTCAAGGCCTTTGTTAAAGGATAGCAATGTTCGGTCGCGCCATGCCAGGCAGGCGGCGACCCATGCCCAGGCGCAAATATAGTAGAATACTCATCTGTGGACGGCATCCTTTTTGACTACGGCGGGACCCTCGATTCCGACGGGACCACCTGGATCGACCGGTTCTTCCGCATCACCCAGGACCTGGGTTTCGATTTTCCCCGCCCCCGGTTCGACCGCGCGTTCTACGACAGCGACGACAGCCTCCCCGCCCGCTTCGCGCTGAAGGGCCTGTCCCTGGAGCAGACGCTGACCCTCCAAGTCAACGGCGTCCTCGCAGCCTTGGCCCCGGACCGCGCGACGCAGGCGCCTGAGGTCGTGGCCCGCTTCATCGCCGAGTCGCGCGCCGCGTTCCAGCGCAACCGGCCGGTCCTGGAGCGGCTCGCCGCCCGCTACCGTCTGGGCGTCGTCTCCAACTTCTACGGGAACCTCGAAGACATCCTGGCCAGCGAAGGCCTGCGCGGGCTCTTCTCCTCGGTCGTGGATTCCGGGGTCCTAGGCGTCGCCAAGCCGGATCCGGCCATTTTCCGGAGAGCCCTGGCCGACCTGGGCCTCACGCCGGAGCAAGCCCTCATGGTGGGCGATTCAGTGCCCCGGGACATGAAGGGCGCCGAGGGTCTGGGCATGCGCCATATCCTGGTGGGAGATCTCTCCCGGCCGGTCTGCTGCCCCAAGGCGCTGCGAGTGGCCTCCGTCGCGGACCTGGAAAGCGTGCTGCCGAAAGCGGCCGGACCCGTCCCTCTGCGCGCGGGAATCATAGCGGCCGGCGACGGAGAGCGGCTCAAGTCCAGCCACCCCGAGACCATCAAGCCCCTGGTGCCGATACGCGGCCGGCCTCTTTGCCACTGGGTCGTCGGATCTCTGAGCGAGGCTGGCGTTCAGGATTTCACGGTCTTGTTCAATTCTCGAGGCCACCGCGCCCAGGAGAGCCTTTTGGCGTCCTTCCCGTCCTTGCGCTGGACCTTCCTCTCGCGCGACACTGCCTCCTCTTGGGAGAGCTTCCGCCTGGTGGCGCAATCTTTGGCCGAGACCGAGGGCTCATTCCTCATCAGCACGGTCGACGCGCTCATGCCCCCGGCCGGGGCCCGTCGCTTCGCCGAGGCGGCCAGGGTCTCGGGCGCCCCGGCGGCCCTCGCCCTCACCGAATTCATCGACGACGAGAAGCCGCTCTGGGCCGACTTGGGCCCGGACGGCCGGGTCACGGCCTTGGGAGCGGACGCCCGCACTCACCGGTACGCCACCTGCGGCCTCTACTATCTGACCGCGGCCGTGGCGCGGGCGCTGCCGCAGGCGCAGGCCTACGGCAGGCTGCGCGAGTATCTGCAAGACTTGGTCGCCCAAAGCGCGGTGGCGGGAGTCGTCCTGTCCAAAACCATCGACGTGGACCGGCCCGAGGACGTCCGCCAGGCCGAGAATTTCGTCACGGCGTTCGAGAGCTGACCATGGTTTCCTGCCTGGGCATCTGCAGAGAATTGACGAACTCCCCGAACCGGGAGACCGACGACGCCCTCATCCTCAAGGCGGTCATGGAGCAGCTTTCCATCTATAGGGCTCACACCATGGTCATGACCCCGGAAGAGGCGGACACCGCGGACCTGGGCTCCTGGGACATGATCGTGCCCATGTGCGAGTCCTATCCCCGCCTGCGCCGCCTCATCGCCCAGCAGCGAGCGCGGCCCGTGCTCATGGTCAACCCGCCGGAGTCGGTGCTGGCCTGCTACCGCCTGAGCATGTACGAGGCCTTCGCCAAGGACCCCAGCATCCTCTGCCCCCCCACCGAGACCCGCAGCATCCAGGGCTCGCACGCGCTGCAGCCCCCGGCCTTCGCGGACCACGGCGGACTCTGGGTCAAGCGCGGCGACGTGCACAACACCTGCACCCACGACGTGGTCTACGCGGGGGACTGGTCCGAGGTGGAGGCCATCCGCCAGGATTTCGCCTCCCGCGAGATCTCGTCCTTGGTCCTGCAGCAGCACGTCGACGGCGACCTAGTCAAGTTCTACGGCGTGGGCCCGGGGCGCTGGTTCACCTACTTCTACCACGACCCGGCCACGGCGCGCAAGCTCCCCTTCGACATCGACATCCTGGCGGCCATGGCAGCGGCCGGAGCCTCCGCCCTCAAGCTCGAGGTCTTCGGCGGCGACGCCATCATCACCCCCGAGGGCCGCATCTATCTCATCGACATCAATTCCTGGCCGAGCTTCGCGCGCGTGCGCGCCGAAGCCTCCATCCAGATCGCCTGGCAGCTGCGCTCCAGGCTCAAAACCCTGCAAGCCGTGAGGAGACCCTGACATGCCCGCCCCGACCAACGCTCCAGCCAAGACCTTCCGCTACGTCCCGGGCCCCAAATCCAAAGCCCTCTGCGACGAGGAATCCAAGCACATCGCGCCCGGCCTGCAGACCATCGCGCTCTACTCCCAGATCGCCCTGGAGAGCGGCCATGGCCGGCACCTGCGCGACCTCGACGGCAAGGAATACCTGGATTTCGTGGCCGGCATCGGCGTGGCCTCCTTGGGCTACTCCCACCCGGAGTACGTGCGCATCGTCTCCGAGCAGCTCCAGAAGATATCGGTGGGCAGCTTCACCACGCCGCACCGGGCCAACTTCGTCAAGACCCTGGCCACGGTGACCCCCAAGGGTCTCGACCGCATCCAGCTCTACTCCTCGGGCGCCGAAGCCGTCGAGGCCGCGGTGCGCCTGGCCAAGAGCCGCACCAAGAAATACGAGCTCATGGGCTTCTGGGGCGGCTTCCACGGCAAGACCGGCGGCATCCTGCCGGTGCTGGGCGACAGCTTCAAGCACGAGCTCGGCCCCCTGATGCCGGGCCTCTACCTCACCCCCTACCCCAACCAGGACCACTGCCCGTTCGGGACCAAGGGCGAGCACGACTGCGCCGCCCACTGCCTGGACTTCATGCGCGAGACGATCAAGCGCTCCACGGCCGGGGCCTTGGCCGCGGTCATCGTGGAGCCCATCCAGGGCACGGCCGGCAACGTCATCCCCGCCCGGGGCTGGCTCAAGGGCCTGCGCGCGCTGACCAAGGAGCTGGGCGCGCTGCTCATCTCGGATGAGATGATCACGGGCTTCGGCCGCACCGGCACGATGTGGGGCTGCGACAACGAGCAGGTCATCCCGGACATCATGACCGTGGGCAAAGGGCTGGGGGGCGGCTTCCCGGTCTCCGGGGTCATCACCTCCACCGAGATCTCGCAGTCCAAGCCCTGGGGCAACCCCAGCGGCTCCTCGTCGAGCTACGGCGGCAATCCCTTCGCCTCCGCGGCCTGCGACGCGGCCCTGCAGATCATCCTCAAAGAGAAGCTGGTGGACAATTCCCGCAAGATGGGAGAGCTCCTGCTCGCCCGGCTCGCGGAGCTCAAGGCCAAGAGCCCCCTCATCGGCCTGGCGCGCGGACGGGGCCTCATGATCGGCGTGGAGCTCGTCAACCCCAAGACCCGCAAGCCTCTCGAGGGAGCCCTCTGCCGCGAGCTCTTCGAGGAGTGCCTGACCCGGGGACTGCTGACCATGTCCTACAACCCCATGCTGCGCATCAACCCGCCGCTGACCATCACCAAGGACGAGGTGGAGCACGGCGTCGCGGTGTTCGGCGACGCTTTGGCCGCACTGGCCGGGCGCCACGGGCTGGCCTAGCTAGGACGAGATGGAAAAACTCAAGGGGGCGCTGGTCGGCTACGGGGCGGTGGCGCACAACGCCCACGCCCCCGCCCTGCGCGGCCGTTCGGATCTGGCCATCGCCGCGGTCGCGGACGCCGACCCGGAGCGTCTGCGCCTGGCCGAGGAGTCCTTCCCGGGAGCGCGGCCCTACCCCAGCCTCGAGGCCCTGCTCGAATCCGAGACCAACCTGGATTTCCTGGACTTGGCCACGCCGCCCTGGCTGCACGGCCGGCAGGTCCTCAGCGCGCTGGAGCGGGGCCTGCACGTGCTCTGCGAGAAGCCCCTGACCCTCGACACCACCGAATTCCGGCGCGTCGCCGAGACCGCGCGGCGCCGGGACCGCGCGGTCTTCACCGTGCACAACTGGGGCTGCGCGCCCATCTGGGCCAAGGCCGCGGCCCTCTCGGCCGAGGGCGCCTTGGGCGAGATCCGCCACGCCGAGCTCCACGCCGTGCGCACCAAGCCCTCCGTCGCCGCGGGCCCCGGCGACTGGCGCACCGACGCCAACTTGGCCGGAGGCGGCATCCTGGTGGACCACGGCTGGCACAACCTCTACCTCCTCAAGCGGGTCCTCTTCCCCGGCCTGGACGCGCCCGGGCCGGTGGAGACAGCGGCATTCTTCCATCGGCCGGCGCCCACGGCGGCGGAGAGCGAGGCCACCGTCTTCTACCGCTTCCCCGCGGCCACGGCCCTGCTGCATCTGACCTGGCGGGGGACCTTCCGCTCCAACTGGGCCGTCTTCCATGGCACGCGGGCCGTCCTGGAGATGCGCGACGACCATCTGCTGCTCCGCCAGGGAGCGCAGGAAGAGCAGCGCCTCGATTTCCCCGAGAAGCTCTCCGCCGGCTCGGCCCACCCGGAGTGGTTCGCCTCCCTCTTGCCCGACTTCTGCGCCGAGATGCGGGACCCCGCGCGGCGCGGCCGCAACCTCGCGGAGGCCGGCTTCGTGCTGGACCTCATCCGCCGGGCCTACGACGGCGGGCGCAAGCCACGCGCCGCGGAGGCGGTCCATCCGTAAGGGCGCTTCGGCCATGCTCAGCGACGCGATCCTCTGGGTCTCCAATCCGTCCCTCCTGTCCCACCGTGTCGGCGGCATGACCGTCCTGGAGCGCCAACTCCACACCCTGAGCCGGGCCGGCCTGCGCCGAGTGTGGGTCTCCGCCGATCAGGTGACGAAAGCCGCCGCCGGGCTAAGGCGCCCCGCGGGCCTGGAGGTCTTCTGGATCAGCCGCAGTATCGGCGGCGCGGCGCCGCAGTGCCAGCCTCCCTATGTGGTGGTTTCCGGCAGCCATTTCCTCCGGGTCGAGACCCTCGCCCACATCGTCTGCCATCCGGGCGACGCCCACACGGCCTACCTCGACGACCGCCAAGCCTCCGTGGTCCAAGTCGTGCCGACCCGGGACGACGCCGCCGCACCCTGCCGCAACCAGCCGCTGCCAGCGGGCGCCAGCATATCCCTGCAGCATCCCATCCAGGACGCCCTCACCGTGGAATGGCTGTTGGCCACGGGGACCAAGAGCCAGGACGGGTTCATGGCGCGCCACTTCGATCGCCACATCTCTTTGGGCATCTCCCGCTCGCTTCTGGAGACCGCGATCTCGCCCAACATGATGACGATCCTGAGCAGCCTGGTCGGCCTGCTGGGAACGTCTTTCTTCCTCTTCCACACCTGGGGCGCCCACATGGCCGGCGCGGCCCTGGTCTGGCTGCACTCCGTCCTGGACGGCTGCGACGGCGAGCTCGCCCGCATCCGCTTCCAGGAGAGCCCCCTGGGCGCGGACATCGACTTCTGGGGCGACAACCTCGTGCACGTGTCCCTGTTCGGCTGCCTGGCCGTGGGCTTCGCCCGCTCCGACCAGAGCGTCCTGCCGCTGCTGGCCGGGCTGACCGCCACGGTCGGCATACTCGGCTCCGCGAGTCTGGTGTACCGCCAGCGGCTGGCGCGCCGCCAGCTCCCTGCGGAATCACCGCCGAAGAACCTCGACTCTTTGCTCGCGCGCGTGGAGACCATCCTGGAGCAGCGCGATTTCATATACGTGCTCCTGGTCCTGGCCTATTTCAATCCCGACCTGTGCTGCACTTACGCTTTCATGTGGGCCGGCGCCGTCGGGGTCACGCTCTTCTTCGCCATGACGCTCTACATCGGGAGGCTCAATCGTGAACAAGCATTCCAACCGCATCGCGCCGGCTAAAGGCCGGCTCGGAGTCCTGCTGCCCGGGATGGGCGCCATCACCAGCACCGTCATCGCCGGCCTTCTGCTGGCCCGCAAAGGCAAGGGCCGCCTCATCGGGTCCCTGACCCAGATGCAGACCATCCGCCTGGGCAAGCGCTACGAGCACCGCGCCCCCCTCATCAAGGATTTCATCCCCCTGGCCCAACTCTCCGACCTGGTCTTCGGCGGCTGGGACCTGTTCCCGGACAACACCTACGAGGCCGCCCTGAAGGCCGGCGTCCTGGACCGCTGGACCATCGACCCCGTGCGCAAGGATATGGAAGCCATCCGTCCCATGACCGCGGTCTGGGACCCCGCCTACCTGAAGAACCTGAAGGCCACCCATTTCAAGAAGGGCCGCTCCAAGTGGGACCTGGCCCAGCAGCTCATGGCCGACATCCAGAAGTTCCAGAAGAGCACCGGGGCGACGCGCCTGGTCATGCTCTGGTGCGGCTCGACCGAGATCCTGCCGGCCCCGTCGCCGGTCCACGAGTCCCTCGCCGCCTTCGAGAAGGGCTTGCGCGAGAGCCATCCGGCCATCCCGCCCTCCATGATCTACGCCTACGCCGCGCTCAAGCTGGGCATCCCCTACGGCAACGGGGCGCCCAACCTCTCCGTGGACGTCCCGGCCATGACGGAGCTCGCCGAGAAGACCGGCACGCCCATCATGGGCAAGGACTTCAAGACCGGGCAGACCCTCATGAAGACCACCATCGCGCCCATGCTCAAGGCCCGGATGCTGGCCTTGCGCGGCTGGTATTCGACGAACATCCTGGGCAACCGCGACGGCGAGGTGCTCGACGACCCGGGCTCCTTCAAGACCAAGGAGAAGAGCAAGATGTCGGTGCTGGACACGATCCTGGAGCCCAAGCTCTACCCGCAGCTCTACGGCAAGTTCCACCACAAGGTGCGCATCGACTATTACCCGCCGCGAGGCGACGCCAAGGAAGGCTGGGACAACATCGACATCGCGGGCTGGCTGGACATGCCCATGCAGATCAAGATCAACTTCCTCTGCCGGGACAGCATACTCGCCGCCCCCATCGTCCTGGACCTGGTCCTGTTCCTGGACTTGGCCAAACGCGCCGGCCTCAAGGGCATCCAGGAGTGGCTGTCCTTCTACTTCAAGTCCCCCCAGTGCCGGCCGGACTTGGACCCCGAGCACGATATCTTCATCCAGCACCTCAAGCTCAAGAATACGCTGCGCCTGCTGATGGATGAGGAGGTCCTCGACCACTCCGGCCTGGACTACTACGACCCGGAAAAGGGCCTGCCCACGCCCGCGCCGGCCGCCAAGCCTCTGCCCAAGAGCGCGGCCAAGGCCAAGCCGCGGTCACCGGTCCTGCACTAGCCTTACGAGCGGGCGAGCGATGGCTCGCCCGCAACCGCCCCGCGAAGCGGGGCGGCAGGACCCCATTCGCCGGTTTCTCTTATTTTATAAGGTCATTTTCCACAGAAGTAGCTGTTATTCTCGAAAGTTATGATTTCTCTATAAGCGCCCTGGTTTTCGATTTTGTATACTCTCTGGGCGTGAAAAGGGTCTTCATGACAACCCTCCTGGCCGGGGTCCTGGCGTCTCCCGCGATCGGCGAGGAGGTCGCTTCTTCCACGGCAACCCCGGCCGCGGCGCCGGTCTCCACCACCAGCGTCTCCATCCCTGTCTCCACCGGCAGCGTCGCGGTAGCCCTGAGCACGCCCCCCGCTTCGGTCTCGCTGTCGTCGGCATCGGTCACGGCGACAACCTCGACGGTCGTCCTGCCCGGCCTATCGACCGGGGCCGCTCCCGGGGCTTGGACAGCGACGGCGCCCGGCTCCGCCGGCCCGGTCCCCAGGCCGTGGGTCCTCGGCGAGATCGCCGTGGAAGGCAACAAGAACGTCAAGCCCGGGGTGGTGCGCTCCCAGGTGAAAGCCCGCAAAGGCAACCTCTACGACCGCCCGGACCTCGACCGGGACGTGCAGACGCTGCTCGGCATGGGCAATTTCGAGCGCGTGGCCGCGGACGTCACGCTCACGGACAAGCCGGTGCCCGCCCATTTCGCCAAGGTGGCCGGGACCGACCGCATGGTGCGTCTGACCTTCATGGTCAAGGAAAAGCCGCTGGTCAAAAAGATCAAGTTCAACGGGAACAAGAAGCTCTCGCGCTCCGCTCTCGACGACGCCACGACTCTCAAGGCCAAGGACCCGTTGGACGACGCCAAACTGCGCGACGACCTCGAGAAGATCCTCGCCAAATACCACGAGAAGGGCTTCCTCGACGCGGCCGCGCGCTACGAAATCAAGCGCGACACCGCCGCCCAGCAGGCCTCGATCGACTGGTTCATCACGGAGGGGGCGAAGTCCCACATCGAACTGGTCACGATCAGCGGAGTGAAGGCCTATAAGCCCAAGAAGCTCCTCAAACTCATGAAGAACCGGACCAAGGGGTGGTTCCGCGCCGGCGTCTTCACCGAGAAGGATCTTCCCGAGGATGTCCGGAAGATCTCCGATTACTACCACAACCACGGCTATCTGGACGTCTCCGTCAGCACCCCGGACGTCAAGGTCAGCACGGATAAGACCCGCATCTTCATCGCGCTGGACCTCATCGAGGGCCGGGCCTACAAGTTCGGGGACACCACCTTCTCCGGGAACATCATCTTCACGTCCACCGAGCTCGTCAAAGCCTTGGAATTCCGGCGCGGACGCGTGTTCAATCAGGAGAAATTCGACGCCTCGGTGCGGGCCATCCAGGAACTCTACGCGGACAAAGGCCGCCTGCGCGCCCGCCTGACGCCCGTCAAAAGCCTCAATGAGAAGACCGACCTGATGGACGTGTCCGTAGGCATCGTGGAAGGCGACATCGTCTACATCGACCATGTCGACGTCGAGGGCAACAAGGCCACCAGGTCCTACGTGCTCAAGCGCGAGGT
Encoded here:
- the bamA gene encoding outer membrane protein assembly factor BamA — protein: MKRVFMTTLLAGVLASPAIGEEVASSTATPAAAPVSTTSVSIPVSTGSVAVALSTPPASVSLSSASVTATTSTVVLPGLSTGAAPGAWTATAPGSAGPVPRPWVLGEIAVEGNKNVKPGVVRSQVKARKGNLYDRPDLDRDVQTLLGMGNFERVAADVTLTDKPVPAHFAKVAGTDRMVRLTFMVKEKPLVKKIKFNGNKKLSRSALDDATTLKAKDPLDDAKLRDDLEKILAKYHEKGFLDAAARYEIKRDTAAQQASIDWFITEGAKSHIELVTISGVKAYKPKKLLKLMKNRTKGWFRAGVFTEKDLPEDVRKISDYYHNHGYLDVSVSTPDVKVSTDKTRIFIALDLIEGRAYKFGDTTFSGNIIFTSTELVKALEFRRGRVFNQEKFDASVRAIQELYADKGRLRARLTPVKSLNEKTDLMDVSVGIVEGDIVYIDHVDVEGNKATRSYVLKREVTIKPGQSFSLSRIRKSRERIMNLGFIDDVDVDIQPTPDPNKVDLAFDVTEGKPGMLTAGAAYSSIDGLIGTLSLQHMNLFGRAQRASLQWSFGKRVQDYSASWMTPWVKDKPISLGLDAFNTRRISPYSTSLSAYIQRRTGGTIRLGPRFQEDKYHLNLTYTLSKVSIENVESAFLGTLSPGTSIYSSLTAELARDTRDNIWDPTHGTRHAIGVALTGGPLMGDVHFLKPWLTDAAYWTPFTVGDEDWPIVLGASNRASYVSQFGETKEVPVFERFFIGGQDTLRGYNATGEAGFPTGGKVYDIFNIELGVPLAREHKKSIVKLVGFFDMGGSWDRIRDISARIGPDLRDLKTDAGIGIRFVTPAFPIRLDWGYGFNHRPGERLYQINFGMGNLF